A region of Thermococcus barossii DNA encodes the following proteins:
- a CDS encoding NAD(P)H-hydrate dehydratase has translation MRIEDVYIWDINAKWLGITPHQLMENAGAGVARVIEERFGKGLKIAIFSGTGNNGGDGFVAARHLSFDNDVTLFLVGDEVKIRSEEARHNWEILKGLDFVKIRVLKDSTYIRSLDLSGFDVIVDALLGAGTKGEPREPIRSAIEKINEYAGRAKIVSVDLPSGYPSKVQVKADFAVTFQWDKEEYEGFERVVVKIGYPKELYHIVGPGDAKFALRKKGEHKGQNGKLLIIGGSGDYYGAPYLAAKAASYLVDLVYLVMPEYPARRVSDPDLILRPIEGRNFSPGHVEELLSIAEKVDAVVIGPGIGLAEETKEFVREFVRRCEKPMVIDADGLKAIAGDLSVLKGKTFILTPHTGEFKVLFGVKPEGSFQEKAELVREKAREIGGVILLKGAYDIISDGEAWKYNRTGNRGMTTGGTGDVLAGLVGALLALGNEPLRAASAGAFINGLAGDMVKEGLGENFTALEVAKKVPYAVKWVVEF, from the coding sequence GTGAGAATCGAGGACGTTTACATCTGGGATATCAACGCCAAGTGGCTCGGCATAACTCCTCACCAGCTCATGGAGAACGCAGGGGCTGGCGTTGCAAGGGTGATTGAGGAGAGGTTTGGGAAAGGACTCAAGATAGCCATTTTTTCTGGAACCGGCAACAACGGCGGCGATGGCTTCGTTGCTGCCCGGCATCTCAGCTTCGACAACGACGTTACCCTCTTCCTGGTTGGGGACGAAGTCAAGATAAGGAGCGAGGAGGCGAGGCACAACTGGGAGATACTCAAAGGCCTGGACTTCGTGAAAATCCGGGTTCTCAAGGACTCTACATACATCAGGAGCCTTGACCTCAGCGGTTTTGACGTCATCGTTGATGCCCTCCTCGGAGCCGGCACAAAGGGTGAGCCGCGAGAGCCAATCCGCTCCGCTATAGAAAAGATAAACGAGTACGCCGGAAGGGCCAAGATAGTCAGCGTTGACCTTCCGAGCGGCTATCCATCAAAGGTTCAAGTTAAGGCCGACTTCGCGGTGACCTTCCAGTGGGACAAGGAGGAATATGAGGGCTTCGAGCGCGTTGTGGTTAAGATAGGCTATCCGAAGGAGCTCTACCACATCGTCGGGCCCGGTGATGCGAAGTTCGCTTTAAGGAAGAAGGGCGAGCACAAGGGTCAGAACGGCAAACTGCTCATCATCGGTGGGAGCGGGGACTACTACGGCGCGCCCTATTTGGCGGCAAAGGCGGCATCTTATCTCGTGGACCTGGTTTACTTGGTCATGCCCGAATATCCGGCGAGGCGGGTAAGCGACCCCGACTTAATCCTCAGGCCGATCGAAGGGAGGAATTTCTCGCCGGGGCACGTTGAAGAACTCCTGAGCATAGCCGAAAAGGTTGACGCCGTCGTCATCGGCCCGGGAATCGGTCTCGCGGAGGAGACGAAGGAGTTCGTGAGAGAATTTGTAAGGCGCTGCGAAAAGCCGATGGTGATTGATGCGGACGGCCTGAAGGCCATAGCCGGGGACTTGAGCGTTCTCAAGGGCAAGACCTTCATTCTCACACCTCACACCGGTGAGTTCAAGGTTCTCTTTGGGGTGAAGCCTGAGGGTTCCTTCCAGGAAAAGGCAGAGCTCGTGAGGGAGAAGGCAAGGGAAATTGGCGGCGTTATCCTGCTCAAAGGTGCTTACGACATTATTAGCGATGGAGAGGCATGGAAGTACAACAGAACTGGGAACAGGGGCATGACCACCGGCGGGACCGGAGACGTTTTGGCAGGCCTCGTCGGCGCTCTGCTCGCGCTCGGCAACGAACCGTTAAGGGCGGCTTCCGCTGGAGCCTTCATCAACGGCCTCGCCGGGGATATGGTGAAGGAAGGGCTCGGCGAGAACTTCACCGCTTTGGAGGTTGCGAAAAAGGTTCCGTATGCCGTGAAGTGGGTGGTGGAGTTCTGA
- a CDS encoding alpha-amylase gives MARKGLVAILVLLVLVSVSAVPVKAETLENGGVIMQAFYWDVPGGGVWWDTIAQKIPDWASAGISAIWIPPASKGMSGGYSMGYDPYDFFDLGEYDQKGTVETRFGSKAELVNMINTAHAYNMKVIADIVINHRAGGDLEWNPFVNDYTWTDFSKVASGKYTANYLDFHPNEVKCCDEGTFGDYPDIAHEKSWDQYWLWASQESYAAYLRSIGVDAWRFDYVKGYGAWVVKDWLSWWGGWAVGEYWDTNVDALLSWAYDSGAKVFDFPLYYKMDEAFDNQNIPALVDALRNGGTVVSRDPFKAVTFVANHDTDIIWNKYPAYAFILTYEGQPTIFYRDYEEWLNKDRLKNLIWIHDHLAGGSTDIVYYDSDELIFVRNGYGDKPGLITYINLGSSKAGRWVYVPKFAGSCIHEYTGNLGGWVDKYVSSSGWVYLEAPAHDPANGYYGYSVWSYCGVG, from the coding sequence ATGGCTAGGAAAGGGTTGGTTGCCATCCTAGTACTGCTGGTTCTCGTCAGTGTCTCCGCGGTTCCAGTCAAAGCAGAGACCCTCGAAAACGGCGGCGTCATAATGCAGGCCTTCTACTGGGACGTCCCCGGGGGAGGGGTATGGTGGGACACGATAGCGCAGAAGATACCCGACTGGGCGAGTGCCGGGATTTCGGCAATATGGATTCCCCCCGCGAGCAAGGGCATGAGCGGCGGCTACTCCATGGGGTACGACCCCTATGATTTCTTCGACCTCGGCGAGTACGACCAAAAAGGAACCGTCGAGACCCGCTTCGGCTCCAAGGCCGAGCTGGTGAACATGATAAACACGGCCCACGCATACAACATGAAGGTCATAGCCGACATAGTCATCAACCACCGCGCCGGTGGAGACCTCGAGTGGAACCCCTTCGTGAACGACTACACCTGGACCGACTTCTCCAAGGTCGCCTCCGGCAAGTACACCGCCAACTACCTCGACTTCCACCCGAACGAGGTCAAGTGCTGCGACGAGGGGACCTTCGGGGACTATCCGGACATCGCCCACGAGAAGAGCTGGGACCAGTACTGGCTCTGGGCCAGCCAGGAGAGCTACGCCGCCTACCTCAGGAGCATCGGCGTTGATGCCTGGCGCTTCGACTACGTGAAGGGCTACGGCGCTTGGGTGGTCAAGGACTGGCTCAGCTGGTGGGGCGGCTGGGCGGTAGGAGAGTACTGGGACACCAACGTCGATGCCCTCCTGAGCTGGGCCTACGACAGCGGCGCCAAGGTCTTCGACTTCCCGCTCTACTACAAGATGGACGAGGCCTTCGACAATCAGAACATTCCCGCGCTGGTAGATGCCCTCAGGAACGGTGGAACGGTTGTGAGCCGCGACCCATTCAAGGCCGTTACCTTCGTCGCCAACCACGACACCGACATAATCTGGAACAAGTATCCTGCCTACGCCTTCATCCTCACCTACGAGGGACAGCCGACAATATTCTACCGCGATTATGAAGAGTGGCTCAACAAGGACAGGCTCAAGAACCTCATCTGGATACACGACCACCTCGCGGGAGGGAGCACCGACATAGTCTACTACGACAGCGACGAGCTGATCTTTGTCAGAAACGGCTACGGGGACAAGCCAGGACTGATAACCTACATCAACCTCGGCTCAAGCAAAGCCGGAAGGTGGGTCTACGTTCCGAAGTTCGCCGGCTCCTGCATACACGAGTACACCGGCAACCTCGGGGGCTGGGTTGACAAGTACGTCTCCTCCAGCGGCTGGGTCTACCTCGAGGCCCCGGCCCATGACCCGGCCAACGGCTACTACGGCTACTCCGTCTGGAGCTACTGTGGGGTGGGCTGA
- a CDS encoding ArsR/SmtB family transcription factor — MKEVLIITEPERVRVLSDETRFKILQLLREHPMTVNELSDAIGKDRTTIYRHVKILENAGLVEELEVHGNERVYARSARLFLIKADPDESIEEFRQAYLQVEAEKLVHVLEKAGFKIGDRDKLKKLAKEVLNEIELNSQPIIKRISQANIDLTEIELFHLLNMLVFLQSCELCEKAEIAKRLIEF, encoded by the coding sequence GTGAAGGAAGTCTTAATAATAACCGAGCCGGAAAGAGTTAGAGTACTCTCCGATGAAACCCGCTTTAAAATTCTCCAACTGCTTAGGGAGCACCCCATGACAGTCAATGAACTCAGCGACGCCATCGGGAAGGACAGAACAACGATATACAGGCACGTAAAGATTCTGGAGAACGCTGGCCTCGTGGAAGAGCTTGAAGTTCACGGGAACGAGCGAGTTTACGCGAGAAGTGCCAGACTGTTCCTCATAAAGGCAGACCCGGATGAAAGCATCGAGGAGTTCCGGCAGGCCTACCTACAGGTGGAGGCTGAAAAGCTCGTCCATGTCCTGGAAAAGGCAGGGTTCAAGATAGGAGACAGGGATAAGCTCAAAAAGCTGGCCAAAGAAGTCCTGAACGAGATAGAGCTAAACTCCCAGCCAATAATCAAGAGAATATCTCAGGCAAACATAGACCTGACCGAGATAGAGCTCTTTCACCTCCTCAACATGCTGGTCTTCCTCCAGAGCTGCGAGCTGTGTGAGAAGGCAGAGATTGCAAAGAGGCTGATTGAGTTTTAG
- a CDS encoding DUF211 domain-containing protein translates to MAKGIRLLVLDVLKPHQPMVTELALGLSELEGVDGVNITLVEIDKETENVKITMVGDNLDYDEIVRTIEEFGGVVHSIDMVAAGKKIVEEGETPQDKLEEY, encoded by the coding sequence ATGGCGAAGGGTATACGACTTCTAGTGCTGGACGTGCTCAAGCCGCACCAGCCGATGGTAACGGAGCTGGCGCTCGGACTCAGCGAGCTTGAGGGCGTTGATGGGGTCAACATAACCCTCGTGGAGATAGACAAGGAGACAGAGAACGTCAAGATAACCATGGTGGGCGACAACCTCGACTACGACGAGATAGTCAGGACGATAGAGGAGTTCGGGGGCGTGGTGCACAGCATAGACATGGTCGCGGCCGGAAAGAAGATTGTCGAAGAGGGCGAGACTCCCCAGGACAAGCTGGAGGAGTACTGA
- a CDS encoding winged helix-turn-helix domain-containing protein — MAKVKVITDPEVIKLMLEDTRRKILGLLRNKEMTISQLSEILGKTPQTIYHHIEKLKEAGLVEVKRTEMKGNLVEKYYGRTADAFYINMYLGDEELRYFARSRLKIKLEIFKALGYEFDGEELLDVMDSLLAKEHEYKTEISKEIEANEEALKDFSNEDIIHAIEWLAMARMGRDEETIKLLKKLGEILKK; from the coding sequence ATGGCGAAGGTCAAGGTCATAACAGATCCGGAAGTTATAAAGCTGATGCTTGAGGACACGAGGAGGAAGATACTCGGACTGCTCCGCAACAAGGAGATGACCATATCTCAGCTGAGCGAGATACTTGGAAAGACGCCCCAAACGATATACCACCACATAGAGAAGCTCAAGGAAGCTGGTCTGGTAGAGGTCAAGAGAACGGAGATGAAGGGCAACCTGGTGGAGAAGTACTACGGAAGAACGGCCGATGCATTCTACATCAACATGTACCTCGGGGACGAGGAGCTCCGCTACTTCGCCCGTTCAAGGCTCAAGATAAAGCTGGAGATATTCAAGGCCCTTGGCTACGAGTTCGATGGTGAGGAACTCCTCGACGTCATGGACAGCCTTCTGGCAAAGGAGCACGAGTACAAAACCGAGATATCGAAGGAAATAGAGGCCAACGAGGAGGCCCTCAAGGACTTCTCCAACGAGGACATAATTCACGCCATCGAGTGGCTGGCCATGGCAAGGATGGGCCGCGACGAGGAGACCATAAAGCTCCTGAAGAAGCTGGGAGAAATACTTAAAAAATGA
- a CDS encoding acetate--CoA ligase family protein, producing the protein MEAPRLDFLFYPRSVAVIGASNVPGKVGNAIMRSITLNFSGKVYAVNVKGGEIEVNGRKFPVYRSIKDVPDEVDVAVIAVPAKFVPDVIDECGEKGVKGAVVISAGFKEAGRAELEEELVKRARKWGIRVVGPNCLGVTNLENGFDCNFNPPERQARPPFGKVAFMSQSGAFGAAILDWAASHKIGMSKFISLGNMADLDESDFIAYLGEDEKTGVITGYIEGVKDGRKFFNVAKEVTLKKPIIILKAGRTEAGAKAAASHTGSLAGSYKIYEAAFEQTGVLSAKSMRQLFNYAKALAMQKPAKGNRVAIVTNGGGAGVMMSDGLLERGMKLAELSEETNERFRKDIEEGKLPHHMSYRNPIDVIGDAPSSRYEIAMRYALEDPNVDVLVVIALFQSPALDEGIVEAMERMQAYGKPIVFVAPGGAYPHKMARNIELKGVPVYETVEDGVDAVYALVKYGEWLRENGKL; encoded by the coding sequence ATGGAGGCTCCAAGGCTCGATTTCCTGTTTTACCCGAGGAGTGTCGCTGTCATCGGGGCATCGAACGTTCCCGGAAAGGTTGGAAACGCCATAATGCGTTCCATAACCCTCAACTTCAGCGGAAAGGTCTACGCAGTCAACGTCAAGGGCGGCGAGATAGAGGTCAACGGAAGGAAGTTCCCAGTTTACAGGAGCATCAAGGACGTTCCGGACGAGGTCGATGTTGCGGTAATAGCTGTCCCTGCCAAGTTTGTCCCTGACGTCATTGATGAGTGCGGCGAGAAGGGCGTTAAGGGTGCCGTCGTCATCTCCGCCGGCTTCAAGGAGGCCGGAAGGGCCGAGCTTGAAGAGGAACTCGTGAAGCGCGCAAGGAAATGGGGTATAAGGGTTGTTGGCCCCAACTGTCTCGGCGTCACCAACCTTGAGAACGGCTTTGACTGCAACTTCAACCCGCCGGAGAGACAGGCCAGGCCGCCCTTTGGAAAGGTTGCCTTCATGAGCCAGAGCGGTGCCTTCGGCGCGGCAATCCTCGACTGGGCGGCCAGCCACAAGATAGGCATGAGCAAGTTCATCAGCCTCGGCAACATGGCCGACCTCGATGAGAGCGACTTCATAGCGTACCTCGGCGAGGACGAGAAGACAGGAGTTATCACCGGCTACATCGAGGGCGTCAAGGACGGGAGGAAGTTCTTCAATGTTGCTAAGGAGGTCACGCTCAAGAAGCCCATCATAATCCTCAAGGCCGGCAGGACCGAGGCCGGAGCGAAGGCCGCCGCTTCCCACACTGGTTCCCTCGCGGGGTCATACAAGATATACGAGGCCGCCTTCGAGCAGACCGGTGTTCTCTCGGCCAAGAGCATGCGCCAGCTCTTCAACTACGCCAAAGCCTTGGCGATGCAGAAGCCGGCCAAAGGGAACCGCGTGGCGATAGTCACCAACGGCGGTGGAGCGGGAGTTATGATGAGCGACGGTCTGCTTGAGAGGGGAATGAAGCTTGCCGAGCTGAGCGAAGAAACCAACGAGCGCTTTAGGAAAGACATCGAGGAAGGCAAGCTCCCGCACCACATGAGCTACAGAAACCCGATAGACGTCATAGGCGACGCCCCGTCGAGCCGTTATGAGATAGCCATGCGCTATGCCCTCGAAGACCCGAACGTCGACGTCCTCGTGGTCATAGCGCTCTTCCAGAGCCCCGCTTTGGACGAGGGGATCGTCGAGGCCATGGAGAGAATGCAAGCTTACGGCAAGCCGATAGTATTCGTGGCCCCTGGTGGAGCTTACCCGCACAAAATGGCCAGGAACATCGAGCTCAAGGGCGTTCCCGTCTACGAGACAGTCGAGGACGGCGTCGATGCGGTCTATGCCCTCGTCAAGTACGGCGAGTGGCTGAGGGAGAACGGGAAGCTTTGA
- a CDS encoding tryptophan--tRNA ligase: protein MDDFKVTPWDVEGMVDYAKLIEEFGTSPLTDELLKKTAELTRSELPMYFRRRFFFSHRDYDKVLADYESGKGFFLYTGRGPSGPMHIGHIIPFFATKWLQEKFGVNLYIQITDDEKFLFKEKLTFDDTKRWAYDNILDIIAVGFDPDKTFIFQDSEFTKIYEMAIPIAKKINYSMAKAVFGFTEQSKIGMIFYPAIQAAPTFFERKRCLIPAAIDQDPYWRLQRDFAESLGYYKTAAIHSKFVPGLMGLEGKMSASKPETAVYLTDDPEEAGKKIWKYALTGGRATAKEQREKGGQPEKCVVFKWFEIFFEPDDEKLMERYHACKSGELLCGQCKRELIERVQEFLKEHQKKRKEAEKKVEKFKYTGELAREQWDRAIPEPLR, encoded by the coding sequence ATGGACGACTTTAAGGTCACCCCATGGGACGTTGAAGGAATGGTGGACTACGCAAAGCTTATAGAGGAGTTCGGAACGAGTCCCCTGACGGATGAACTGCTTAAGAAGACCGCGGAGCTTACGAGGAGCGAGCTGCCGATGTACTTCAGGAGGAGGTTCTTCTTCTCCCACAGGGACTACGACAAGGTTTTGGCGGATTACGAGAGTGGAAAGGGCTTCTTCCTCTACACCGGCAGGGGCCCGAGCGGGCCGATGCACATAGGTCACATCATACCATTCTTCGCGACCAAGTGGCTCCAGGAGAAGTTTGGCGTGAACCTCTACATCCAGATAACCGACGACGAGAAGTTCCTCTTCAAGGAGAAGCTCACCTTCGACGATACCAAGAGATGGGCCTACGACAACATACTGGACATCATAGCGGTCGGCTTCGACCCGGATAAAACGTTCATCTTCCAGGACAGCGAGTTCACCAAGATATACGAGATGGCAATCCCGATAGCGAAGAAGATAAACTACTCGATGGCTAAAGCGGTCTTCGGCTTCACCGAGCAGAGCAAGATTGGAATGATTTTCTACCCGGCAATTCAAGCTGCCCCGACCTTCTTCGAGAGGAAGCGCTGCCTGATTCCTGCTGCCATAGACCAGGACCCCTACTGGAGGCTGCAGAGGGACTTCGCCGAGAGCCTCGGCTACTACAAGACAGCCGCAATTCACTCCAAGTTCGTTCCGGGATTGATGGGCCTTGAGGGCAAGATGAGCGCCAGCAAGCCCGAAACTGCCGTCTACCTCACCGACGACCCAGAAGAGGCTGGCAAGAAAATATGGAAGTACGCCCTCACCGGCGGGAGGGCGACGGCGAAGGAGCAGCGCGAGAAGGGCGGTCAGCCTGAGAAGTGCGTCGTCTTCAAGTGGTTCGAGATATTCTTCGAGCCGGACGACGAGAAGCTCATGGAGCGCTACCACGCCTGCAAGAGCGGTGAGCTGCTCTGCGGCCAGTGCAAGCGCGAGCTGATTGAGAGGGTTCAGGAGTTCCTGAAGGAGCACCAGAAGAAGCGCAAAGAGGCAGAAAAGAAGGTAGAGAAGTTCAAGTACACCGGTGAGCTGGCAAGGGAGCAGTGGGATAGGGCGATTCCTGAGCCTCTCAGGTGA
- a CDS encoding fumarylacetoacetate hydrolase family protein, producing MIRLPFRDGFYEVRPSKIICLGRNYAAHAEELGHEIPKEPVIFLKPPSSLIGPGQAIILPRRSKHVDHEVELAVVIGKRGRGIPREKAMDYVLGYTILMDITARDLQWEAKRKGLPWTVSKGFDTFSPIGPRVVDKRELNIEDLEIGLKVNGEIRQLAKTSEMIFKVPEIIEYVSNIMTLEPGDIIATGTPAGVGPLRHGDKVEAWIEGIGTLEEDVLAEESILC from the coding sequence ATGATCCGCCTCCCCTTCCGCGACGGCTTTTACGAAGTCAGGCCCAGCAAGATAATATGCCTTGGAAGGAACTACGCGGCTCATGCCGAGGAGCTCGGCCATGAGATTCCAAAGGAGCCGGTAATCTTCCTCAAGCCGCCGAGTTCCCTCATAGGGCCCGGACAGGCGATAATTCTGCCGAGGAGAAGCAAGCATGTTGACCATGAGGTCGAGCTTGCCGTGGTAATCGGAAAGCGGGGCAGGGGGATCCCTAGGGAAAAGGCCATGGACTACGTCCTGGGCTATACAATCCTGATGGACATAACCGCCCGTGACTTGCAGTGGGAAGCAAAGAGGAAAGGCCTTCCCTGGACCGTCTCAAAGGGCTTCGACACCTTCTCTCCCATCGGTCCGAGGGTTGTTGATAAGCGCGAGCTTAACATCGAAGACCTGGAGATAGGCCTAAAGGTCAACGGCGAAATAAGACAGCTCGCCAAGACGAGTGAGATGATATTCAAGGTCCCCGAGATAATCGAGTACGTCTCAAACATAATGACACTCGAACCCGGCGACATAATAGCGACGGGAACTCCAGCCGGAGTCGGCCCGCTGAGGCACGGCGATAAGGTTGAGGCCTGGATAGAGGGCATCGGCACTCTGGAGGAGGATGTTCTGGCCGAGGAATCGATACTGTGCTGA
- a CDS encoding OPT family oligopeptide transporter, with protein sequence MADANWKLGEANWKRRDSDETYREVTPAAIILGVIWGAFMAASFTYAGMIMGFTSGGSAIAAIVGWGVLRGILKKGTVVENNIVQTIASAVNISVSGVIFTIPALYIMGLHQEINTTYFFLATAAGAILGITFIIPLRKQMIEIDRLRFPTGTAVATVLKTPGSGIEKARLLFLGMAVSATVYLIQQFPVLGLPEIIPEYIDLGAMLHLPEWVSFAMALSLMVFGMGLITGRNGLIVLAGGILSYYIITPIVKALGWLPSDVTGGAVSGFVYANMTRPLGIGMLLGGSIAGLILSMPVIIVALKSIANASKLGTGRNEELPIKYLYAGIALAFLLLLITTYQLGNLGIGRSLLTALVGVAWIFVAALLVAMSTGMTDWSPVSGLSLVSVMILLYLTGKQVPLTILLGATVGVAISGAADMMQDLKTGHLVGGIPSRQQKVELLTAWIGPIIALTVVGLIWKAYGIGNETVPAPQAMALKSMVEAILGGNVPVDKFIAGGILGFALSMSGIPGLGVLVGLSMYLPMLYILPYGLGCIVHEIAKRKKGHEFITEKVLPVAAGLMVGEAAMTLLFAVLTVLGVLHP encoded by the coding sequence ATGGCCGATGCCAACTGGAAGTTGGGAGAAGCAAACTGGAAGCGTAGGGATTCCGACGAAACTTACCGTGAGGTGACTCCAGCGGCAATAATTCTCGGCGTCATCTGGGGCGCCTTCATGGCGGCCAGCTTCACATACGCTGGAATGATAATGGGCTTCACCTCAGGCGGTTCGGCGATAGCAGCTATAGTTGGCTGGGGAGTTCTGAGGGGAATCCTCAAGAAGGGAACCGTCGTCGAGAACAACATCGTCCAGACCATAGCCTCTGCCGTCAACATCTCGGTCTCGGGAGTCATCTTTACCATCCCGGCGCTCTACATCATGGGTCTCCACCAGGAAATAAACACGACCTACTTCTTCCTCGCCACCGCGGCCGGAGCGATACTTGGAATCACCTTTATAATTCCGCTGAGGAAGCAGATGATCGAGATTGACAGGCTTCGCTTCCCGACGGGAACGGCCGTTGCCACCGTCCTGAAGACCCCCGGAAGCGGAATCGAGAAGGCCAGGCTGCTCTTCCTAGGCATGGCCGTCAGTGCAACCGTCTACCTTATCCAGCAGTTCCCGGTTCTCGGCCTTCCGGAGATAATCCCCGAGTACATCGACCTCGGCGCCATGCTCCACCTTCCCGAGTGGGTCAGCTTTGCCATGGCCCTCTCGCTGATGGTCTTTGGAATGGGTCTCATCACCGGAAGGAACGGTCTCATAGTCCTCGCCGGTGGAATACTCTCCTACTACATCATCACGCCCATAGTTAAGGCCCTCGGCTGGCTCCCGAGCGACGTCACCGGCGGTGCCGTCAGCGGCTTCGTCTACGCCAACATGACCAGGCCGCTCGGTATCGGAATGCTCCTCGGCGGCTCGATAGCGGGGCTGATACTCTCGATGCCCGTCATCATAGTCGCCCTTAAGAGCATAGCCAACGCCAGCAAGCTCGGAACCGGCAGGAACGAGGAGCTCCCGATAAAGTACCTCTACGCCGGAATAGCCCTTGCATTCCTGCTGCTCCTCATTACCACCTACCAGCTCGGCAACCTCGGCATCGGCAGGAGCCTGCTTACGGCTCTCGTCGGTGTCGCCTGGATATTTGTGGCGGCCCTGCTCGTTGCCATGTCAACCGGAATGACCGACTGGAGCCCGGTTTCAGGTCTCTCCCTCGTGTCGGTCATGATACTCCTCTACCTTACCGGCAAGCAGGTACCGCTGACCATACTTCTCGGCGCTACCGTCGGTGTCGCCATCTCCGGTGCGGCCGACATGATGCAGGATCTCAAGACCGGTCACCTCGTTGGAGGTATTCCCTCCAGGCAGCAGAAGGTTGAGCTCCTCACCGCCTGGATAGGGCCGATAATAGCCCTCACCGTCGTTGGCCTCATCTGGAAGGCCTACGGAATAGGAAACGAGACCGTCCCGGCGCCGCAGGCCATGGCCCTCAAGTCCATGGTCGAGGCCATCCTCGGAGGCAACGTTCCGGTTGACAAGTTCATCGCCGGAGGAATACTCGGCTTCGCCCTCTCCATGAGCGGAATACCGGGACTCGGCGTCCTCGTCGGCCTGTCAATGTACCTGCCGATGCTCTACATCCTCCCCTACGGACTGGGCTGTATCGTCCACGAGATAGCCAAGAGGAAGAAGGGCCACGAGTTCATAACCGAGAAGGTGCTTCCAGTGGCAGCTGGACTCATGGTCGGAGAGGCCGCGATGACGCTCCTATTCGCGGTCCTCACAGTGCTAGGAGTGCTCCACCCATGA
- a CDS encoding cell division protein has translation MEMKKLIGNVLLTAGLVAGAITAARIPPMWGGLAASLGVMAVGIVLRRQGAKEELHRAAQSGTGGVRELERLIKESLEKLEKIMDAPREKVVEELTEILEELDEFAEKAQPLRIEGLMTYGTIMSVFSRGERALNRAWSAFADGYENEGRRYLRYGYDDLRETLQALKTLKV, from the coding sequence ATGGAAATGAAGAAGCTCATCGGAAACGTACTGCTCACTGCTGGTCTCGTTGCTGGAGCGATAACCGCGGCCAGGATACCGCCGATGTGGGGCGGCTTAGCTGCTTCCCTCGGAGTCATGGCCGTTGGCATAGTTCTGAGGAGACAGGGAGCCAAGGAGGAGCTCCACAGGGCGGCCCAGAGCGGAACCGGTGGAGTTAGGGAGCTCGAAAGGCTCATCAAAGAGAGCCTTGAGAAGCTTGAGAAGATAATGGACGCCCCGAGGGAAAAGGTCGTTGAGGAACTCACCGAAATCCTGGAGGAGCTCGACGAGTTCGCCGAGAAGGCCCAGCCCCTTAGGATAGAGGGTCTCATGACCTACGGAACCATCATGAGCGTCTTCAGCAGGGGCGAGAGGGCCCTCAACAGGGCCTGGAGCGCCTTCGCCGACGGCTATGAAAATGAGGGAAGGCGCTACCTCCGCTACGGCTACGACGACCTCAGGGAGACCCTTCAGGCCCTCAAGACCCTGAAGGTCTGA